CCCCAAGCCTGGTGCAGAGGACCATGGACACAAGTAAGGGGCCTGTGTGGGAAACCTGAACTTATCACACCCTTTGCCTCAGTCATCATGGCAAGACAGAGGGAACAGAGGATCACCATCATCCTATCTGCCCAGGTCTGGGGCCACTCTCTGggcaagcccctgacccccaatcTCCCCAAGGCTCATGATGACACCCCTGGGAGGCAGTTGTGCAAGGGgctgctctggggggggggtgggtaagAGCACCCAGTGGGGGGTCGTGGTATCCATCATGCTTGTGcatacacaaatacacatatacaCTGACACGGGCCCTCTTGCTGGCATGACCCCAGAGactacttgcacacacacacacacacaagaccagTGGAGGCACAGGGAAGTGCTCCAGTGTGCTGTGTGTGCACAGCAGCCCAGGGCACTCAGGCATTCACTTTCATGGACTGGGCGCACACACGTGCACAGACATGTGCACCAAAGATGCCATCCACACAAATGAGCCAGCATGTGCCTGTGCCCAGGCCCACACATGTGCACCCAGTACTGGACTCCACACACACTAAGTGTGCCAGCTCACCTACACCAGACTCATGCCCAGGGTCTTTTGCTTTTGCACAGATGCAGAGGGGTACGGCTGGCACCTGGATAGAAGGGGGCACTCAAAAGTGCTCCCTCCAAGAGAATTCCTGAGCCCACACAGCAACTGAGTGACCACTTAGTGTGCACCCCTGGGAGGATGGAGAACACTGACAGGGGCTACCCCCCAACCTCTGACCCCACTTCACAGGCTCGCTCCCATCCTCCAGACCCCTAGTTCACCCTTGCCAAACGCTGACCTCGAGCCCTGAACATAGCTCCAAACTGAAATCAAGACAGAACTGGGGACAGGCTCCCCCAGACCCGgtcagcccggccagagccagcCTGCAGGTGGCCAGGCTGAGAGGTGCAGACACAAAGTGGACGCTCCCAGTATAAGCGCGGGTGCCACCACTTCCCGGCTGGACAAAAGCTGTGCATCCCGCACACCCAGGGGTGCCGCCTGCCGAGCAGCTTTTGTTTTGGCCCAGCGCCTGGGGCTCGGCGCTGCGGACTTCGTCCCCGCGGGTCTCGGGTCCCTTGCTCGGCCGGCGAGGCTGTGGCAGCTGACCCCGCGCCGGCACAAAGGCGGCCACCCCGCCGTCCCCGCCCGTCCCCGCGGCCGCTGCCCGGGGCGACGATGCCGACCACAAAGACGGCGCGCAGGCCGGCGCACCTGAAGCGCGGCGAGTCCTTGATGCACTCCTCGAACTCCACCGTCATGGCTGCGGCGGCGCTTACTGGCACGAGGACCACGGCGTCTCGAGCGGCATCCCCGGTGGCGGCCCTCTGTCCCGCCGCTGTCCCGCCCGCTCCGGAACCAggccgcccgccccgcccgctGTCACCGCCAGGGAGCGTCGCCCAAGTGCCTGCGGGCTGTCACAGCCAGGGAGCGTCGCCCAAGTGCCACGCGCGCTGTCACCTCCGGGGAGCGTCGCCAAATTCCCTCCATGCGAGGCCCGCCCAGCAGTCCAAGCAAGACCCCCTGAAACAGATGGAGGCGAGCCCGCGACAGGCGGCTTCGGGCCGTCAGCTAGCGAGCGAACGCAGGCAGTGCGTGAGGACGCCCGCCCTAGGGATCTGGTCGTTGCGCAACTCGCCGCGCTTGAAAAAAACAGCCTGGGCGGGACGCGCAGGGCGGCCACGCTCTGAGTAGTAGGCCACGGAGCAACGAGTGGGTGGAGTTACTAGCGGGAGGGTGCGGGGGCGCGGAAAGGAGCCAGAAGCTATCCCCTCTCCTGTCCACACAGCTTGCACTTTATATCCGTTCCCTAAGCCTGGCCCCGCCCCTGTATCTGGGGCGGGCGCAGATCCCGAGGAGTGCACAGGCGCAGAACGACCGGGGCGTGGCCGTGCGCGACGGCTGGACCCACGTGTGGCAACCGCTTCTCTGCTCCGGGCTTATTGTATCATGGGCTCTGCTGCGCCGGCCGCCGGCTCGTTAAGGGCACGCTACTTAGTGTACTTTCAGTACCGGGGCACCGACTTCAAGTAAGGCCCAGGGCAGGGACCCAGGCTTCGAGGGCAGGCCGGGAACCGTTCGGAGCACCCGGGGTGGGGGAGGCCCCAGAAGGCGGGTGAGCCCGGGCCCTCCCAGCCCGCCGATCGCCCTCCTTCCGCCCACAGTGGGGTCGTTGCTGTCAGGGGCGCACAACGCGCAGTCGGCGCAGTCGGCGTCCAGAACTTCCTGGAGGTGAGCTCTGCCAGCGGGGTGGGGGCCCGGGAAGCGGCTGTGGGAGGGTAGGTGGGGCAGGTGGACTTGGGGAGCGTCTTCcggcactgcctgcccccccgcAGGAGGCCGCAGAGCGACTGAACCCCGTGGTGCCCATCAAGTTCACTATCTCCAGCCGCACGGATGCAGGGGTCCACGCCCTGAGCAACGCGGCACACATGGACGTGCAGCGCCGTGCAGACCAGCTGCCCTTGTCCCCCGAGGTCATGACCAAGGCCCTCAACACCCACCTGAAGCACCCTGCCATCCGGTGAGGACCattctgcccccccacacacactgaacCCACAAGACTGAGGAGGTTGTCTGGGGGCTGGTTGGACATCATGATCAGGGCTAATTCATAACCCACTTTGAGTCTGCTAAGTCCTCTCTCCTTAGGAAGTGTTTAGCCAAATGACAGAATGGCCATTGGTTATAGCAACCATTCACGTACTAAGAAAATGTATTTACTATGAAAAGAGGGCCACGAGCTGGCTCGCTagacagtgcacctgctttgccatgcctggGGCCCcgcttcaagcctggcccccactgcactgggggaagcttccagtgctctggtgtttctgggTATGTGGAAAATGTCAGCTCAGAGTGATAAAGCCTCAATTACCACCAAAATAATTTAAGCATCAGTTAAGAAAGGAATTAAGGGTAAGCTATTTTAGGAAATAATAGATACACACATACCCAAAGGAGAACATTTCTGAAAAGGAGTAAAATAAGGGTCCTAAAACCTttaggtttttaaaatatatttatttaattttgagagaaatgcagagagagaaacaccagagcactgcccagctctggcttatggtggtgctggggattgaacctgggacttcagagcctcaggcatgagagtctcattgcataaccattatgctatctacccccacccttccctTAGGTTTTTATGGTCTTTTGTCCCACACACCGTTGCTTGTGATTGGCTGGGTTGTCCTAATCCTGCTAACTCTCCTTTGTCATAGGTTGGCCTGTGCAGGGGCAGAAGGTGTCTTTCACCAATGGCCTAGCTGCAGGGGCACAGGCAGATCTATTCCTCTGCAAGTGTGTTTGCActacctccctatctcctccataTCTCTGGATGGGTACAAGAGCTCTGATGTGCCCTCTCCCTCCCAGTAGAGTACTGCAGACCTTCCGAGTACCTGGTGACTTCCACGCCCGGCATGCGGCCACATCCAGGACCTATCTGTACCGCCTGGCCACAGGATGCCCCACCTACAACCAGCTATCTGTATTTGAACGGGACCGGTGCTGGGCCCTTCGGGCAGAGTGAGTAAGTGGGTGGGTAGGTGTAGGAGGGAGCAGGGTGGGCTGCCAGGCCCACCCAGCTGGCCACTCCCTTTGACCACTCTGCAGATGCCTGGATGTGGCTGCTATGCAGGAGGCTGCCCAGCACCTAATAGGGACACATGACTTCAGTGCCTTCCAGTCAGCAGGCAGccctaccaccagaactgtgCGCACACTGCGCGTTGTCTCCATAGTCCCTGAGCCTGCCGGCCCCTTCCTACTTCCCCAGGAGAGCAGGTGAGGACAGTGCTCCAGCACCCTCCCTGGCCTGGTGCTGGACTGGGAGCCCATCCAGTGTACCTGGCAGGGCACTGGGCAGCTGGTGGCTTGTGTTCTGTGCACTCCAGGTTGGGGTCCTTGCTAGGTGGGAGTGAACCTTAGAATGCTTCCTTTCTTCAGAGCTCTCCTCAGGATTTTTGCTGGGAGAACAGTACCAGTCTTTTGTTTGTGGCCCAGCCTGGCAAAGGGGCTTGTTCAACTGCCCTCAGTATTTCTCCAGAGCCCCTGGCTGGATGGCAGCTACTGACTTCCAGAGGCTCCCTGTGGCTGACATGCAGGGAAAAAGAAGGGGCTTGTGCATAGCCAATCCTGGGGTGGAGATGGAGGGCTGACCTGCTACCAGGTCCTGACTTCGCTGTCACCATCCTCTGCCCTGGAGTCCCCACCACCCCACTTTAGTGGTTTGGcttagcctccccccccccatatccctGGGGTCAGAGGAGGCACCTTGGGTGGCTACACCCTGGAAGCCCTATACCTCACCAGTGCTATGTCCCCAGGAGGCTGAGGTTCTGGAACATGGAGTTTGAGAGCCAGTCCTTCCTGTACAGACAGGTGGGCTCTGGCCTGGGCAcccagggtggggggggagcAGATGCCCAATCCCTATGCCAATGTCACCTTGGGTCACAGGTGCGGAGGATGACGGCTGTGCTGGTGGCAGTGGGGCTGGGAGCCCTGACGCCCGCTCAGGTGAAGGCTATCCTGGAGAGCCGGGACCCTATGGGTTGGAGTCAGACATGCATGGCCCCCGCCCAAGGCTTGTTCCTAAAGTCAGTGCTCTACGGGAGCCTTGGTAAGAGGCAAGGGCCGAGGGTATCCCTGCTTATAACCCACAGCTGATGGAGTGTCTTGGTGGTAGTGCCATCAACAGCCCTCTTCTGTCCTCTCAGCAGAGTGGAACCCAGCCAGTACCCAGGAAGAGAACCAGGGCTTTCAGGGGCAAGGAAGCCATAGGTCAAACCAAAGACTGGAGGCCAGAGCCTAGCAGCTAAAGGTAGGCACTCTGCAATGAAGCTGCCCCTCTTGGGCCAGCCCATAAGCAGAGCTACTGGCAGCCAGGAGGAGCTGAAGCCCAGGCAGAGGCAGGTGGAACTCCTTCCCCCATATGACCTCCACAGGAACTGACCCCAGGACTCCAGCTTTCTGTAGTTCACAGCAGAGAGAAAGCCACAGCTGTGCCAGGCCATGGGCAAATCCAGCTGGTCAGGGTGGACCTTGGAATATGATcagcctccagcttcccccaACTTGCACCTACCAAGAGCTTTGTACCCCAGGTGGACTGCCATGAGGCAgcaaataaagacaccaagaagagACATACACAACCttcaggttttgtttttgtttcctgaaAATTTCTGCCCTATGTATTTCCTAGAGGTACAGAAGTAGAAAATAAAGGTCAAGAAGCCCTAACTCACTTGTTTCTTCAAGCaaagaacagcaacaataatggtcTCACCCCCCAAACATGAGGGTGGGGCCATCCAGGGCTCTCACTTATGACTTGGTGGGAGCCAGTGGCCCCGGTCAGCTGGGGGCCTGGGGCAGCCCCTTCTTGAGCAATGAGGTGAGGTAGCTCCCCAGTTCTTCATCCTGTAGCAGGAGAGAGGGTGCActtcagcctccagcccccaccaagCAGCTGCCCCTCTCAGGGCCTGGCCTCACCTGGTATGTCCAGGACACCAACAGCACCTTGGTGTTGGGGTCCTCTGAGTGGGCAGCAGCTTGCACAAGGATCGACTCCACAGTCACTGAGCCATCAGGCAGGTGCTGCACACAGTGATCCTTGAGGATGCTGTAGGAGACTCAGTAAGACCCCATCCCTAGcttctacccccccacacacctgaaGGTGTCTAACCCCACCTCTTGAGGTGACTATAGACCCTCAGTGCCATCTCCTGCTCCTTGCGGGGGTCGTGCAGGTGCACACGACAAGTGAAGCGCAGCTGGTGCTCAGCCAGGCCCAGCTCCTTGAGTGCCTGCTCCGAGGACACGAGCCGGAAGTTCTAGGGGCAGGAGATGCAGGTTACGGGAGCCCAGGGAGCCCCTACCCCACAGGGGCTGTTCAGGCACTCACGTTGTCCTTCATGATCAGAGTACCATGCAGGAGCCGTGGCTTCTTGGTGTTGGGCAGCAGCCCTGTGGAGAGAGGAGCAAAGCAGGCGTATGGGGACTCCCAGCTGGAGGGGTGGCTGCCTGCCCTTCCCCTCTGATGTCAGCACCTACCCTGCACCATCTCCCGCTTCAGCAGTCCCAGTGAGATGCCCACAGGAATGCTGGGGCTTGTGGGCAGCGTGACAGTCTCACCGTTGGCAGGCATGTAGCAGCTGACCCCTGAGCACGGAAGAAAGTGTGGCTGGGAGGCTTGCACATGTTCCGCACAGGCAGGCCCCTTCCAGTCCCaccctcctccaccccacccgCTGCCTACGGAACTCCTGTTCAATCTTCTGCTTCAGGAACTCCATCTTCTTGGCTTCCCCGTGCACTAGCAGCACAGCCTCTGGCTCCGCCTGGCGTACCAGCTGCATGATGCCCTTGGCATCGGCATGGGCGCTGAAGGACATGTACTCCACCT
The sequence above is drawn from the Erinaceus europaeus chromosome 10, mEriEur2.1, whole genome shotgun sequence genome and encodes:
- the PUSL1 gene encoding tRNA pseudouridine synthase-like 1 isoform X1, whose translation is MGSAAPAAGSLRARYLVYFQYRGTDFNGVVAVRGAQRAVGAVGVQNFLEEAAERLNPVVPIKFTISSRTDAGVHALSNAAHMDVQRRADQLPLSPEVMTKALNTHLKHPAIRVLQTFRVPGDFHARHAATSRTYLYRLATGCPTYNQLSVFERDRCWALRAECLDVAAMQEAAQHLIGTHDFSAFQSAGSPTTRTVRTLRVVSIVPEPAGPFLLPQESRRLRFWNMEFESQSFLYRQVRRMTAVLVAVGLGALTPAQVKAILESRDPMGWSQTCMAPAQGLFLKSVLYGSLAEWNPASTQEENQGFQGQGSHRSNQRLEARA
- the PUSL1 gene encoding tRNA pseudouridine synthase-like 1 isoform X3 → MGSAAPAAGSLRARYLVYFQYRGTDFNGVVAVRGAQRAVGAVGVQNFLEEAAERLNPVVPIKFTISSRTDAGVHALSNAAHMDVQRRADQLPLSPEVMTKALNTHLKHPAIRVLQTFRVPGDFHARHAATSRTYLYRLATGCPTYNQLSVFERDRCWALRAERLRFWNMEFESQSFLYRQVRRMTAVLVAVGLGALTPAQVKAILESRDPMGWSQTCMAPAQGLFLKSVLYGSLAEWNPASTQEENQGFQGQGSHRSNQRLEARA
- the PUSL1 gene encoding tRNA pseudouridine synthase-like 1 isoform X2, encoding MGSAAPAAGSLRARYLVYFQYRGTDFNGVVAVRGAQRAVGAVGVQNFLEEAAERLNPVVPIKFTISSRTDAGVHALSNAAHMDVQRRADQLPLSPEVMTKALNTHLKHPAIRVLQTFRVPGDFHARHAATSRTYLYRLATGCPTYNQLSVFERDRCWALRAECLDVAAMQEAAQHLIGTHDFSAFQSAGSPTTRTVRTLRVVSIVPEPAGPFLLPQESRRLRFWNMEFESQSFLYRQVRRMTAVLVAVGLGALTPAQVKAILESRDPMGWSQTCMAPAQGLFLKSVLYGSLEWNPASTQEENQGFQGQGSHRSNQRLEARA